The following are encoded together in the Chlorocebus sabaeus isolate Y175 chromosome 20, mChlSab1.0.hap1, whole genome shotgun sequence genome:
- the LOC103223762 gene encoding olfactory receptor 10J1-like: MKRENHTVVREFVFQGFSSFHEHKLTLFVVFLTLYLLTLAGNAIIVTIISIDRHLHTPMYFFLSVLSASETVYTLVIVPWMLSSLLRRSKPISLAGCATQMFFFITLAVNNCFLLTAMGYDRYVAICNPLRYMIIMNKKMCAQQVCGACSIGLLVAIVQISSVFRLPFCDKEVAHYFCDIRPVMKLSCVDTTLHDLINFVVSSLVIVVPLGLVFISYILIISTILKVTSPEGRKKAFATCASHLTVVIIHYGCASIAYLKPKSENTRDQDQLISVTYTVFTPLLNPVVYTLRNKEVKNALHRAIGKKPFA, from the coding sequence aTGAAGAGAGAGAACCACACCGTGGTAAGGGAGTTTGTTTTCCAGGGTTTCTCCAGCTTTCATGAACACAAGCTCACCCTCTTTGTGGTATTTCTCACCTTGTATCTGTTAACCCTGGCTGGCAATGCCATAATTGTGACAATTATCAGCATTGATCGTCACCTTCACACCCCCATGTACTTCTTTCTTAGTGTGCTTTCCGCTTCAGAGACTGTCTACACGTTAGTCATTGTACCATGGATGCTCTCCAGTCTCTTACGTCGAAGCAAACCTATCTCTTTGGCTGGCTGTGCCACCCAGatgtttttttttattacctTGGCCGTCAACAACTGCTTTCTGCTCACAGCCATGGGATATGATCGCTATGTGGCCATCTGTAACCCTTTGAGGTACATGATCATCATGAACAAGAAAATGTGTGCCCAGCAGGTATGTGGGGCCTGCAGCATTGGGCTGCTCGTGGCCATAGTTCAGATTTCATCTGTGTTCAGGCTGCCTTTTTGTGATAAAGAGGTGGCCCATTATTTCTGTGATATCCGCCCAGTTATGAAACTTTCCTGTGTTGATACCACTCTACATGACCTAATTAATTTTGTTGTTAGTTCCCTGGTTATTGTGGTGCCCCTGGGTTTGGTCTTCATCTCCTACATCCTCATCATCTCTACCATCCTCAAGGTCACCTCTCCTGAGGGCCGGAAAAAAGCTTTTGCAACTTGTGCCTCCCACCTCACTGTGGTCATCATCCACTATGGCTGTGCCTCCATTGCCTACCTCAAGCCCAAGTCAGAGAACACCAGGGATCAGGACCAGCTAATTTCAGTGACATACACCGTCTTTACTCCACTACTTAATCCTGTTGTGTACACTTTGAGGAACAAGGAGGTCAAGAATGCCCTTCACCGTGCTATTGGCAAAAAACCTTTTGCCTAG